The Coccidioides posadasii str. Silveira chromosome 2, complete sequence genomic interval ATTCCGATAAAAGCAATTTTCCCACTCCCGGCGTGGTATATAACAACTTGCTGGGGccttgcatgagctttacGTCACGGCTATTAGCTCAGGGCTCTCCTGTTAAAGTCCGTTGAATATACGTGCATACCTTTGGAAAAATTTGGCTGAGGCCGCGACGGTGCATTTCGAATAGGATTTCGGAGAAGACCGCGAGACGAACCCTGGGTCTTTGAGCGGTTTAAGGAAGCTCGCTGGGAGAACCCGCTGTCCGTTGTCTTGTTCCGAATACAAAGGCTGTCGACCCGGTCTCTCCGCGTACACCAGGTCAAACACCTGCCTAGAGGTCTGAGAAGGAGGAGAGGTCTGCTCATCGTTACGCGAGACTGTTAGCTGGCCAATTGAATGGGTGGGCTGTTCCTCCTCGAGAATCCCAATCCGCGAACTAACTCTTGGTCGAGCTGTTCGGTTGATTGAAGCTTTTCCGATCACGTGCATTTAAACTTCGCGATAGACGCACTCTGTACGCTGATTGGTCAGATTGCCGCGGAACGGATATTCTGAGACACATCAGGCACGCCTCCGCTTTGTGGCCGCGACGGCGAGCAGCTTTTGCGTCGCCGATGCGCTTTTAACTTCCTGGTGGCATTGATCGATTCGGGATGACAACGCTGCGCATCGCTCCTTGTCCAAAATGATGGCCACCAGCCGGGTGCCCTGGATTCTTCCGTGGTGCCTATCACTAATATGGATAGCGTGCCTTGTTTCGGTCGCCAATGCATACACGGCCTTATCCGATGACACACTCAAAGCCCTACCACGCCCCGGCAACGATTTCGATGTCCACAAGGGGGCGCTCCTTGCACCAATCCTTCGGCCGCGTGTTCCTGGCTCACCTGGCTCGCGAGCCGTCCTTGAACACTTTGTCAAGTTCTTCCAAACCACTCTGCCGGACTGGAAAATCGAATTCCAGAATTCCACGTCGAAGACGCCGGCGACGGGAGACAAAGAGATCCCATTCGTTAATCTGATTGCCTCTCGAGATCCTCCAAACACCCAGCCCGGGAATGTGGGTAGATTGACTCTTGTAGCACACTATGACAGCAAACTTGAGCCAGAAGGCTTTATCGGGGCTACAGACAGCGCCGCTCCCTGTGCGATGATATTACACGCGATACGCAGCATTGATGCCGCCTTGACGAAGAAATGGGAGGCTATGAAAGACGATCCAGTCCATGAGCTAGGCTTGGACGAGTACCAGGGTATCCagatatttcttcttgacgggGAAGAGGCTTTCGTCCAGTGGACAGAGGAGGACTCACTCTACGGCGCCCGATCCCTTGCCGAACACATGGAAAACACGGTGTATCCCGCTCTGTCAACTTATAAAAGCCCTCTAGGTGCTATAAAATTATTCGTGTTACTTGATTTACTCGGAGAACAAAATCCAAACATCCCTTCTTACTATAAAACGACTCATTGGGCTTACCAACATATGGCGGTTTTGGAATCGCGGCTCCGGAGCCTCAATCTTTTCAAGTCCTCGAAACAAGCCCAAAAGGATGGGAGCAAGAAGAAACCTGAGACCGAAAAGCCTTGGCTCTCTGATGCCCTGAAGGGCGATAACGAGGTTTTCCCTCCGTTTGGTATCGGCGATGATCATGTTCCTTTCATGAAACGTGGTGTTGATATTCTCCACATCATTCCGTCTCCATTCCCGCGTGTGTGGCATCGGGCAGAAGATAATGCGGATCATCTACACCTAGACACAGTGGAGGATTGGAGCACTATTATTACAGCATTCGCTGCCGAATGGCTTGACCTGGAGGGATATTTTGATAAGGAGGCAAGGACATCAAAATggaagggagagaaaaggaaaacagaGTTGTAAGCGTCCTCTGATACCCCAAACTCCttgcatgtatgtacatatgAGACAAGGAAAGTTTGGGCTCGTAACATGTATATTTCAAAAGCGACGCTAACATCGCTATGTCTTAAAGGATATAAGCCGACTGCTTCACGACGTACCATCATAAAACGGATAggattcttcttctcaccACGGTATGTAAGTGACATGGAGGGGGCTCCCGTGTTCATCTATGACCTTTTAAATCCTGATATACCTTTTATACACCACTGTACCTTTCCCACCCTTTTTCATGCTTTACTCCTCGAGGCAAGCGACTCTAtagattttctgtttttaATATTAATGACGAAAGGGATAATGCAATGCTTCCCTAGGCGCAAGTCTATATGCCCTGATATTAGCTAGATATCCGACTTCTTATCTGAATGATAAATTATTGACTGAATTTACCCTCTTTCTGTGTACATTCGCATTCAGTCCGATATGGAAAGAAACGAACGACTTACATCCAAATGAATGATTGAAATTCAAGGACCTGTGGAGGACTTTTTTCTAACCTTATGATATAAACATAATATTTTTGACAACCAGTTAGGAGGTACAAGATGTTACAAGCCCAGTAAACTACCCAACCAAAAACCGCCCATCCATAAGGCACCAAAAGCCGGTTGCAAGAAGGATCTCAAGAGCCCAGGTCCCGGGCACACACCAGACAATCCCCACCCGATGCCAAAAGACATTGCGCCGAGGACAAATCTCCAGTCAATGTCTTTCACTGTCTTGGTGGGTAGTTGGAAATATTCAGTTAGAGTGGGTGGTTTCTTTCCCTTCTCGTTACCGTATTCACGCTTCATTCTAAAATATGACAGGAGACCTGGGATAACGGCGAAAACCATCACGAGCCCGAGAGAGGGATCGAAGCGCGAGAGATCACGCCAGCTAAAGAACCCAAGGACCTTGGCTGGATTGGCTAGGCCGCTGATCAAGAGACCAAGACCAAACTGTAAGCCTGCAATATAGCTGTATATGGCAGCGGACTTTTCATCGCGGCGGAGGAAGCGTGGAACGATGATGGAATTGACGATCTGTGAAATGATGACGGCAGCAGAGATGAACCCAAGGTCATGGTTGGATGGGTAGGACGGAGTACAGCATGGCTGGCCGCCGGGGCAGGCTGGAATCGGTGCCCCGACTGCCGAGTTAGCAGTGATAAGCGCAGTGACAAAGAATATGCCAGTAGCAATAATGGAGCGCGGAGAGAGCCGACTGATTCCACAGAGCATGTGGCCAGATGTGCAGCCGTTGTCGTTCTGTACCCGAAAGGAGAAGATTAGTTGATTAGTTCTCGGATATTAACACCGCCCAACGGTAATGTCGTTAGTAGCTTAGGCAGAGAGGAGGATTTCTTACCTTCGTTCCCCATCCAACTAGGAAACCTGTTCCTGCAATGCCCAGCGCAGCGCCTAGTCCCGCTGGGAGAGGCGGATAAGACGGAAGAAAGGAGGGAGCGATCAGTGACACTGGAACGATGCTGGACGCCATTCCTAGCACAATAGGTATATTGTCCACTCCAGGGCGTCCAACACAGCCTGACAGGAGGCTAGATATGCCAAAGACACGGCCATTGTGTTGGAGTAGGCCAGATGAGCCTTGGTATAGAAGCAAGGCTCCGAGAGCGGTATCAACAGGCGTGAACATAGCTAAAGAAAATGTGGACCTTTTTCTCAAAAAGGTTTACTTTTGAGAGTGTTCACAACATGTACGTACGGCCTTTGACAGATGGATTCGCAAGTTATATTCTAACGCCATTGCATCTTGCCGCCCAGTTCATCAGCAAGCTATGCGAGAAGTTAATCGCCGATTACCTCCTAATTGTGGGTACGGAGAGGTGAAGGCCGAAACATCATCGGAGAAAGCCATTTTAGGTTCTGCTAGCTTTATCCCGAGACCTAGTCAAATAGACACAAGGGCAGTCGACTGTAACGCCGGTTCAAGCTTCCACGCTGAGGCTTGCTTATATTTGAGCCCAGTCGATGGCGCCAGGAGGGTGTACTGTACTTCGCTTTATTCCAAGAATCAGGAATGCACCGAGAGTTAAATAGAGCCGGGGCATTGTCGGCTAGCCCCTGCTTACCGAAGTGGCCGCGTCTGTTCCGCGATCGGCGACTGAGCGGCGAGCTTGAAGCTTCGGCCCTGAGCTACACCAGTGTCTGGTTAGTTACTTACATAGTTAGTTACGTCACTCCAACGCCCTGCTGACGGAGATCAATGCACGACATCTCGACGCCTCAACGGAGAGCTACATCACACCTTATCTCGAAACGACGCGCCAAGTATCAGTGTCTCCTGGACAGTCTACACAATATTCTCATCAGTCCGTATCTGTTCAAACACGTAGTTACAAAGCGGGACTTGAGAAAAGCTGATTTCGCACGCAGCATGGTCACAAGAATCACGACAAGCTGCGTATTTCCGAGATAGGACATTCCAGTGACCTGCTGGAACTTCTAAAAGAATTGGGAGCTGAGGAATGGAGAGCCAGCGGGAACCGAGTGCAAGAGGAAGCCCGTTGCCTAGACCCCAGACCTGGGAATGGCCGGTGTCCGGTCTGGCATCTTTAAACGTGCCCGTATCCCCACCTCGAAAGCGACGGCGTCACAACCCTCGAACAGGTCTCCTTGCTTCTGGCAAAAGGTCAGCCCCTAGCCTTGCTGCCATAGAGGCGGGCAAGGCCCACGTAGACAACCATCTGGAGATATTCTCCTCTCGCCTTATTGAGACAACACGGGAACCGGTTCCCTCTATTCCTCGTCTCCCACACCGAGACTGGATCGAGCTGTATGTACGGAATCAACATCTAAATGGGAGGCACTTTGTGGTTCATCAACACGACCATCCGATTACCGGCCCCCATTACGATCTGCGTCTACAGTTTTCAGATACTAGCTCGATAAGCTTTGCGATAATGTACGGGCTACCGGGCAACGCGAATAGTAGGAGACCGAATAGAAACGCCATAGAAACACGAGTTCATAACCTGTGGGTAAGTGGATTCGCGGAATGCATTCCAGTTTGCTGCGATTGGCTCCAAACGAGGCATATTCTAATCTTGCAGAACCATTTGATAGAGTCTGCTTCAACGAGTTCGGGAAGCCTTATAATATGGGACACAGGAGAGTATTCTATACTTCCGTATCATGCGCCCAAAGAAGCAACCGAAACAGACTATTCTCGTTCACATTCCAGTGATGCGTCTGATATCGACGGGATGTCGGAGAGTGACAAGTTAAAGGAGGCGTTTCAACAGGTGAGAACATCATAATTCCGAACTAGGACGCCGCTGACGCTTTTGTGAAGCGAAAAATTCGGCTAAGGTTGCATGGAACCCGCCTGCCACCAAATTATACCGTGACCCTACGTCTCACATCTGACAACGATATCTCCTTACGGCCCAGAAGGCGGAGTAAAACacgaaagagaagaaggaacGTGGCGTGTTGTGGAAAAAGATCTTCTGCGTCGTGTTCATCTTCGCCTTCGACCAACCAAGACACCGGAGTATCTAACCACAACACCCGTTTTGCACATCATTccgatgaagaggatgaaaCAATTCGAGTGACGAATGCTTATCCTGGTGCAACTAACTCGATCTCGTCGGTTCATCAGAGACGATGGTTTTTATCACTTGATCGCGTGAACTCTGGATTCGAGCATCGTTTCGATTCTTCTGTCGGACGGTATTCTTGGGTGCGGAAGACCGTTGAGGAGCATGATGGGGGGCGTCGGCTGTTAGGGTTCGAGCCGTTTACCGTTTATGGGCCGGAAATTGAGCGGAGTGTTGTTACAGGACGGTTGGGAGGTGATGTCTTCCAAGATGAAGGAGTGGAGAATTTTGTCGGACGGAGCGGTTGGAGGCCGATTCTAATTTAGGGCGGAGCTGCTGTTTGACTTGCCCTTTGCAAGGGAATGCACTGCCTAACTCGCGAACTCATCGCGCCCCTCCCATCGAGGACTAGCGGATTGGTTAGCCCCCGGGGGGGAGTGGTACGGATCTGAAATTCGCAGCGCGCAGTTGCTTTTGCGACGAATGTTCAGCAAGCATTGAAACAGAAGTGTTTGGCCCAGAATTTTCGGTGCCAAGTACTGTGAGTCATTGGCAGCATGCCCTCGAAATttggaattttttttttttgctggGGGGCCCCCAATCTCAATAAAATGGGTGAACAAGGTGGGTGGCGGTTGGATGGTCATCTGAACAGCCAGAGAAGGCCCCTCAAGAATTCGGTGGGCGACCCGTTTCCGCAGATACGAGCGAAGAAAGGAAGATTTTCGCATCTTGCGCCAATCGTAAGCCGCTGTCAAATGGCGGGGGGAAGCTTGCAAACCCCACTGTGTCTGGGGGCCGAAAGCACAAGTGGGATGAGGTCTTGAAGCAATGGTCTGGAAAGACAGCCGGCGACGTGCTGTACGGAATCTGAGGTGCGATTTTTAATGGCACCATGTATCTCAAGCTGGTAGTTATCGAACGCTGGAGCTCGATATTGCAACGCTGGTGCACCTGAGATGCGGCGATCTCGTCACGCGTTCGGTTCTTCAAATCTATCAACCTCAAAACTCCGACCCTGGGGACGGAGTTGGGATTGGACCGACCATTCATTGGAGCTTCCGCAAACAAGCGACAAGGGTCGCTTTGGCGCCAAACGGAACACCGGGACGACATCAAGCCAAACGGTGACGACCGCTCGTATCGCAAAGGTTGCCGATTCAGGCGCACGCTCCAACGCCTTTCTCGTCATTAACTGAGTGAAGCCTCCCCGGGCGTGGTCGGACCTAACAACTGCCCGAAACGAGTTTAGGGACGACACTTCGAACGTCTTCCCGCCTCCCGATCTGACTCTTTTCTGCTTATCAATCCGATACTACCCTGCTGTCTCGTTGGAATTTGCGCGGAGGGTGGAAATTGACTTTGGAGCTATGCCGCCAACGTAGCCCGGATCTTAAGTGCTTTCCTTCATTTGGACTCcggacaaaagaaaatatggaTCTGCTCCTTGCGATGATCGGTGGCGGGAACGGTGGAGAGCTGCAGAGGAAAGCTGAACTCCAGTGAAATGTGGCACTCTCTTCTTGTTGGCTCTCCATTTCCCTCAGGCTAATTTTAatcctcttttttcttttttttttttcacggTTTGTGTCTCAGGGGTTTGACCTGTCAACGATTGCGTGCTGGTAGCCTAGCGGCTTCTCGCAAAGGAAGTGTGTATTTTTGGGGGATATCACAATTCCCCCAATATCTAGATTTCACATCCAGCGAGTGCCCTGTTTTTGGTTAATCAAGGGAGTTGTCGGCAGTTAACCCCAAGGCAATGTCAAGGAACAGCTTGCCTATAAGCTGCAAGAGCAAGAAAATCTGAACACATCATGGAGACTTCACAGAGGCCGTCGTTGGTGGTTGGCATCGCTGGCATCGCGTCTATCGTTGTCGCTACTATTCCGGCCCTGAAATCCATTGTGGATCGATGGCGACTACAGAAGAGAAACAATGTCTCTCTGTTCCTGCAAGACTTGTACCACGACCGTGACGGATGGGCGACTGAAGAATCGACCAAGGCATTTTCGGATTCGACTAGACGTGCTTCAATTGCGATCTTCTCGCTCGGCGGATTACTGGTGTCACTTGCGTTGGCTGTCCTTACAACTGCTGGTCACCAAAACGGATATTATCCAGGG includes:
- a CDS encoding uncharacterized protein (SECRETED:SignalP(1-29)~EggNog:ENOG410PJ5M~COG:O~MEROPS:MER0015094~BUSCO:7637at33183), whose translation is MMATSRVPWILPWCLSLIWIACLVSVANAYTALSDDTLKALPRPGNDFDVHKGALLAPILRPRVPGSPGSRAVLEHFVKFFQTTLPDWKIEFQNSTSKTPATGDKEIPFVNLIASRDPPNTQPGNVGRLTLVAHYDSKLEPEGFIGATDSAAPCAMILHAIRSIDAALTKKWEAMKDDPVHELGLDEYQGIQIFLLDGEEAFVQWTEEDSLYGARSLAEHMENTVYPALSTYKSPLGAIKLFVLLDLLGEQNPNIPSYYKTTHWAYQHMAVLESRLRSLNLFKSSKQAQKDGSKKKPETEKPWLSDALKGDNEVFPPFGIGDDHVPFMKRGVDILHIIPSPFPRVWHRAEDNADHLHLDTVEDWSTIITAFAAEWLDLEGYFDKEARTSKWKGEKRKTELI
- a CDS encoding uncharacterized protein (EggNog:ENOG410PNG7~COG:S~TransMembrane:8 (i49-68o74-95i116-140o160-182i189-210o230-247i278-296o308-328i)~BUSCO:10606at33183): MFTPVDTALGALLLYQGSSGLLQHNGRVFGISSLLSGCVGRPGVDNIPIVLGMASSIVPVSLIAPSFLPSYPPLPAGLGAALGIAGTGFLVGWGTKNDNGCTSGHMLCGISRLSPRSIIATGIFFVTALITANSAVGAPIPACPGGQPCCTPSYPSNHDLGFISAAVIISQIVNSIIVPRFLRRDEKSAAIYSYIAGLQFGLGLLISGLANPAKVLGFFSWRDLSRFDPSLGLVMVFAVIPGLLSYFRMKREYGNEKGKKPPTLTEYFQLPTKTVKDIDWRFVLGAMSFGIGWGLSGVCPGPGLLRSFLQPAFGALWMGGFWLGSLLGL
- a CDS encoding uncharacterized protein (EggNog:ENOG410PMS3), with protein sequence MESQREPSARGSPLPRPQTWEWPVSGLASLNVPVSPPRKRRRHNPRTGLLASGKRSAPSLAAIEAGKAHVDNHLEIFSSRLIETTREPVPSIPRLPHRDWIELYVRNQHLNGRHFVVHQHDHPITGPHYDLRLQFSDTSSISFAIMYGLPGNANSRRPNRNAIETRVHNLWNHLIESASTSSGSLIIWDTGEYSILPYHAPKEATETDYSRSHSSDASDIDGMSESDKLKEAFQQRKIRLRLHGTRLPPNYTVTLRLTSDNDISLRPRRRSKTRKRRRNVACCGKRSSASCSSSPSTNQDTGVSNHNTRFAHHSDEEDETIRVTNAYPGATNSISSVHQRRWFLSLDRVNSGFEHRFDSSVGRYSWVRKTVEEHDGGRRLLGFEPFTVYGPEIERSVVTGRLGGDVFQDEGVENFVGRSGWRPILI